GTTCTTTCCACGAAAATCGCCCTTCACCTGATCTCTTACATGTGACATTAGTGAATCGGCAAGCTTTCAGGTTAAATGCAAGCCAATTCATATTAGAAAGTTATTAGACTGCTATTCTCTGCTGTCGTTAAACTATCCTGCCCGTTAGCTGATCGAAAGAGCAGCCCGCTCACATTGCCCGACTGCCTTCTTGTATTTATTGAACTGACACTTCCCGTTAGTTCAGTTTCGAAATAACTCAAGGATATTCAGATTTAGAACTTGTACCGATAAAACAAAAAAAGCCGCTAATATAGCGACTTTCTATGGGATTATGCTTTTGTCCTTCGACGACAACAACAGACTCTGCTAGTCCATTATCTATCAACATTCGGCATTATCTCAATCCAAGCTACATAAAGACTTGTACGATATGCTTATCAGTAAAATCAATGTTTATCGTTAGTACGACGAGTCTCCTTACTCTTCTGCCTTTCCCATACTTTCATCGTTACTTGCTGATGGTCTTTACTGCGTAAATAAGTAGCTTTATCATCAACAAACGCAGCTTCCTTTTTAAGAGTTAGATAACTTTCCCACCGTTCATAGGCAAGGTTTCCGTCCTCAATCGCCATTTTTATCGCACAACCAGGCTCGCTTTGGTGCTTACAATCTGAAAATTTGCATCGTCCTAAAAACTGTTTTACATCAGAAAAGCTCTCTCTCAAGCCTTCAGAAACATTCCACATACCAAGCTCACGCATGCCAGGGGTATCAATAACCATCACGCCGCTGTCCAATCTAATCAGCTGACGATGCGTGGTGGTGTGTCTTCCTTTGCTATCATCTTCTCGAATTTCTTTGACAGACATCACCTTCTTGCCTGCCAAAGCATTGACAAGACTGGATTTTCCCGCACCCGACGATCCAAGAAAAACAATGGTCTTTCCTTTTTTAAAATAGTCTGCAAGTCCGTCAATGCCATAGCCCGTTTTTGCACTGATCGCGTGAACATCCACGTCAATCGCAATTTGTTTGACTGAAGTAAGTTGTGCAGAGTAGTCTTCTATTAAATCTGATTTCGTCAGCACCACAACAGGCACTGCACCCGACTGCCATGATAGAGTTAAATAGCGTTCTAATCGCTTTAGATTCAAATCGTGATTAAGGGATTGCATGATGAATACATAGTCGAAATTAGCAGCAACCGTCTGCTCTTTAATGGTTTTGACATATTCAGACCCATGACCGGATAAGTCATTTCTCGCAAATTTGGATTTGCGTTTTAACGTTTTTATAATAAGGCTTTCACCCTCTGTGTTGTATTGAATTTCTACAAAGTCACCAGTAGTGGGGAATTCCTCAGTACAGTTGTTGAAATAAACACTCGATTTTAGTTTTGCGGTGCATTCACCATACTCGGTAACAAGGCTGTAGCTCCCTTTATGCACAGCGGTAACTCTTGCATAAGTCCCCTCTATGTCTATTGAATAATTTTGAGCCGGAAAGCCGTAGTCTTTTAGATTCATGATACCTCCAATTGTCATTGTTCATTCCTTATCTCAAAGATTTTTTGCAGGGTTTGGATGTGCAGCATTCTTTCATCATCTGTATCTTGGAGTTTGTTTCCTGATCCTGCGTCCATATACCACTCTACAAGCCTGTATCCGAACATCAGTAGAATCAACTCATAAACGCAGTTATTCTCTATGTGTGAAATATCCACATATTCCGAAAAGCCCTTGTAATACGCCGGGATACATCTATGGTAGTATTCAACCATGTTTTCAATATCGGCTTCGTCCGCGATAAGACTTGCCATGTCTTCACCTAAATAGCCCCACCCCGTGGTATCCCAGTCCATGAGTATGGTTTTACTGTCTGAATAGAATATGTTTGCCACCCAAAAATCCCTGTGGCACAGCACGATGGGCAGCTTTTCTATACGGTTGAATATTTCGTCTGCGTTTTCATCAATGTCGATGAGCATATTACATAGGTGTTTCGGGATTTCGCAATCGTCGGAGCGTATATAATCGTACACTCTATTCCATGACCGATAATGAAGATAGAAGTTCTTCATACAATCCACTTTACTCAGGTTGGTCAAGCTCTGTAAAACAACTGGCTGTTCGGCATATAACTTGCCTTGGTACCGTCCTAATTCCTCGGCTGCGCGTTCATACATATCGCCGGTCAAGTCTAATCCCGATATGCCTTCGATATTTTCCATCCAAATCTGCGTTTCGTTTTCTTCTTCGTTCATTTCGGCGTGATAGCATTCAGGCCAACGGAATGATTCAGAAAACAGAGCGCCA
Above is a window of Paenibacillus sp. FSL K6-1330 DNA encoding:
- the rsgA gene encoding ribosome small subunit-dependent GTPase A; its protein translation is MNLKDYGFPAQNYSIDIEGTYARVTAVHKGSYSLVTEYGECTAKLKSSVYFNNCTEEFPTTGDFVEIQYNTEGESLIIKTLKRKSKFARNDLSGHGSEYVKTIKEQTVAANFDYVFIMQSLNHDLNLKRLERYLTLSWQSGAVPVVVLTKSDLIEDYSAQLTSVKQIAIDVDVHAISAKTGYGIDGLADYFKKGKTIVFLGSSGAGKSSLVNALAGKKVMSVKEIREDDSKGRHTTTHRQLIRLDSGVMVIDTPGMRELGMWNVSEGLRESFSDVKQFLGRCKFSDCKHQSEPGCAIKMAIEDGNLAYERWESYLTLKKEAAFVDDKATYLRSKDHQQVTMKVWERQKSKETRRTNDKH
- a CDS encoding phosphotransferase, which encodes MSEITAETLTPILSKMLGTTIICTDFQTKPLHGGTVGDVQLITGNAKTTDGGMLPYRIILKTQKKWERYSDPDSWRREYDFYKSNFGALFSESFRWPECYHAEMNEEENETQIWMENIEGISGLDLTGDMYERAAEELGRYQGKLYAEQPVVLQSLTNLSKVDCMKNFYLHYRSWNRVYDYIRSDDCEIPKHLCNMLIDIDENADEIFNRIEKLPIVLCHRDFWVANIFYSDSKTILMDWDTTGWGYLGEDMASLIADEADIENMVEYYHRCIPAYYKGFSEYVDISHIENNCVYELILLMFGYRLVEWYMDAGSGNKLQDTDDERMLHIQTLQKIFEIRNEQ